A region of Pyxidicoccus parkwaysis DNA encodes the following proteins:
- a CDS encoding cob(I)yrinic acid a,c-diamide adenosyltransferase, which produces MKIYTKSGDAGETGLFGGGRVPKDDERVDAYGEVDELNATIGLARGFPMPTDMDALLQRVQDQLFTLGAVLATPTGTKASSYIPELKAEWAEDMERAIDSFEAELPKMTHFVLPGGTQAAAALHLARTVCRRTERRTVPLLREGKIPQAVVVYLNRLSDLLFVMARLANHRAGVPDVKWIPEKPKSTP; this is translated from the coding sequence ATGAAGATCTATACGAAGAGCGGAGACGCCGGGGAGACGGGTCTGTTCGGTGGCGGACGCGTGCCCAAGGACGACGAGCGCGTGGACGCGTATGGCGAGGTGGACGAGCTCAACGCCACCATCGGCCTCGCACGCGGCTTCCCGATGCCCACGGACATGGACGCGCTCCTGCAGCGCGTCCAGGACCAGCTCTTCACGTTGGGTGCGGTGCTGGCGACGCCCACGGGGACGAAGGCGTCCTCGTACATTCCGGAGCTGAAGGCGGAGTGGGCGGAGGACATGGAGCGCGCCATCGACAGCTTCGAGGCCGAGCTGCCGAAGATGACCCACTTCGTCCTCCCCGGGGGCACCCAGGCCGCCGCGGCGCTGCACCTGGCGCGCACGGTGTGCCGCCGCACGGAACGACGTACGGTGCCGCTGTTGCGTGAAGGGAAGATTCCCCAGGCCGTGGTCGTCTATTTGAACCGGCTGTCGGATTTGCTGTTCGTCATGGCGCGGCTGGCCAACCACCGGGCTGGCGTGCCGGACGTGAAGTGGATACCGGAGAAGCCGAAGAGCACGCCGTAG
- a CDS encoding dihydrofolate reductase — protein MRLSAIVAMASNRVIGAGNQLPWKLSADLARFKKLTMGHTLVMGRKTYESIGRPLPGRTFVVVTRQQDYAPAGVMVAHSVDEALLLARARGDDEVFIAGGADLYAQTMDRWNRLYLTRIAREFPGDTYFPEVDLSGWRLLEDEQHLEAELPHAFLTYER, from the coding sequence ATGAGACTGTCCGCCATCGTCGCCATGGCCTCCAACCGGGTCATCGGCGCCGGCAACCAGCTCCCGTGGAAGCTCTCCGCGGACCTGGCCCGCTTCAAGAAGCTCACCATGGGCCACACGCTGGTCATGGGCCGCAAGACGTACGAGTCCATCGGCCGCCCGCTCCCGGGCCGCACCTTCGTCGTCGTCACGCGGCAGCAGGACTACGCGCCCGCGGGCGTCATGGTGGCGCACTCGGTGGACGAGGCGCTCTTGCTGGCCCGCGCGCGCGGCGATGACGAGGTGTTCATCGCGGGAGGCGCGGACCTCTACGCGCAGACGATGGACCGGTGGAACCGGCTCTACCTCACGCGCATCGCCCGCGAGTTCCCTGGCGACACGTACTTCCCCGAGGTGGACCTCTCCGGCTGGAGGCTCCTCGAGGACGAGCAGCACCTCGAGGCAGAGTTGCCGCACGCGTTCCTCACCTACGAGCGCTGA
- a CDS encoding GlsB/YeaQ/YmgE family stress response membrane protein, protein MAPVKSSRALPFWLTLLLLAGTAPAWGQEASGEEPAQAPAPELTPPPLIPASGTDQPLRGRPPAEGENPRGAASHDEASTTALSEPALPGRADARKEDPVPRVAVELVGGTAGGIVAGTVGLVAGYVLALPTVGCDDCRVVSLVGGFAGVLIGIPAGTWTGGRVMGGRGTLLATTGGSLVGWGGALLGALLLDSGDSDALSLALLVMPIVGATAGYELSQSSTPAAPPARLSRQSQVHVVPLAGMTEHGPRLGLMGRF, encoded by the coding sequence GTGGCCCCGGTGAAGTCCTCGCGCGCCCTCCCCTTCTGGCTGACGCTCCTCCTCCTCGCGGGCACGGCTCCCGCGTGGGGCCAGGAGGCATCCGGAGAGGAGCCGGCCCAGGCCCCCGCCCCCGAGCTGACCCCACCTCCGCTCATCCCCGCGTCCGGGACGGACCAGCCGTTGCGCGGAAGGCCTCCCGCCGAGGGCGAGAACCCGCGCGGGGCCGCGAGCCATGACGAGGCCTCCACGACGGCCCTCAGCGAGCCCGCCCTGCCCGGCCGTGCCGACGCTCGCAAGGAAGACCCGGTGCCCCGAGTGGCCGTGGAGTTGGTGGGCGGAACAGCAGGCGGCATCGTCGCTGGCACCGTGGGGTTGGTGGCCGGCTACGTCCTGGCGCTGCCCACGGTGGGCTGCGACGACTGCCGCGTCGTCTCGCTGGTGGGCGGCTTCGCCGGTGTGCTGATTGGCATCCCCGCCGGCACGTGGACGGGCGGCCGGGTCATGGGAGGCCGGGGCACGCTGCTCGCCACCACGGGTGGAAGCCTCGTGGGCTGGGGCGGCGCGCTGCTGGGCGCGCTGCTGCTCGACTCGGGGGACAGCGACGCGCTCTCGCTCGCGCTGCTGGTGATGCCCATTGTCGGCGCCACCGCGGGCTATGAGCTGTCCCAGTCCTCCACACCCGCCGCACCTCCGGCCCGCCTCTCCCGCCAGTCCCAGGTCCACGTCGTTCCCCTGGCGGGGATGACGGAGCACGGCCCCCGCCTCGGGTTGATGGGCCGCTTCTGA
- a CDS encoding cytochrome c/FTR1 family iron permease, whose product MNRAALSVLCLLFVLPLSARAEGNSGERTWHRLIGILQYLEADYPNAIESQSEFELAEQKSFAAEALDAAKDLGPAAEAFVPRVKAIQERVNHAQDAQGVSKDCGALVEDLVLAGGLARSPRRVPDLKRGEALYKTNCAACHGGDGHSDVTIAANMEPAPAKFQDADVMGGLTPYKAFNTTSFGVPGTAMPAYPTLSEEERWSLAFFVFTLRQPPCDSTPPKASLEKLANTTDDDLVKEFGQENLSCLRRKLPDADEERSLLAAREGIEEAMRQGAAGNAAGAKAALLDAYLNGVEPVEPKLRSRDPDLVLKMEKAFLQARLAAESGSPHLQDDGRELVSLLDQARRGTGSSADLVSTMWLTLLIMLREGFEATIIVAALLAALKKMKATEHVRVVNAGWMSALVVGAISYVMFRHLLAGAQREWMEGLAALLAVGMLLYAALWLNARSNMSQFMGELRQKMQGALGRGSLAGLFFISFTAVLRESFETAIFLQGLALDSPAGVAWGALLGVLAIVVLVLFVNRMGYRLPMKTLFNASTVVLVVTAVMLLGKGLHSLQEVGALPLAPMRFFTSDLLGIYPDAISLVPQALLAAAPLVWLMLRRRSRAQRVSEASAS is encoded by the coding sequence ATGAATCGCGCCGCCCTGTCCGTGCTGTGCCTGCTGTTCGTGCTCCCGCTGTCGGCTCGCGCCGAGGGCAACTCCGGAGAGCGCACCTGGCACCGGCTGATCGGCATCCTCCAGTACCTGGAGGCGGACTACCCCAACGCCATCGAGTCCCAGTCGGAGTTCGAGCTCGCGGAGCAGAAGAGCTTCGCGGCCGAGGCGCTGGACGCGGCGAAGGACCTGGGCCCCGCGGCGGAGGCCTTCGTGCCGCGCGTGAAGGCCATCCAGGAGCGGGTGAACCACGCGCAGGACGCGCAGGGCGTGAGCAAGGACTGCGGCGCGCTGGTGGAGGACCTGGTGCTGGCCGGTGGCCTCGCGCGCAGCCCGCGCCGCGTGCCGGACCTCAAGCGCGGCGAGGCGCTCTACAAGACCAACTGCGCGGCGTGCCACGGCGGTGACGGCCACTCGGACGTGACCATCGCGGCCAACATGGAGCCCGCCCCCGCGAAGTTCCAGGACGCGGACGTCATGGGCGGCCTCACCCCGTACAAGGCCTTCAACACCACCAGCTTCGGCGTGCCCGGCACCGCGATGCCGGCCTACCCCACCCTCTCCGAGGAGGAGCGCTGGTCGCTCGCCTTCTTCGTCTTCACCCTGCGCCAGCCCCCGTGTGACAGCACCCCGCCGAAGGCCTCGCTGGAGAAGCTGGCCAACACCACTGATGACGACCTGGTGAAGGAGTTCGGCCAGGAGAACCTCTCGTGCCTGCGCCGCAAGCTGCCGGACGCGGACGAGGAGCGCTCGCTGCTCGCCGCGCGCGAGGGAATCGAAGAGGCCATGCGTCAGGGCGCCGCCGGCAACGCCGCGGGCGCGAAGGCCGCGCTGCTGGACGCGTACCTCAACGGCGTGGAGCCGGTGGAGCCCAAGCTGCGCTCGCGCGACCCGGACCTGGTGCTGAAGATGGAGAAGGCCTTCCTCCAGGCGCGGCTCGCGGCGGAGAGCGGCAGCCCGCACCTGCAGGACGACGGCCGTGAACTGGTGTCCCTCCTGGACCAGGCGCGCCGGGGCACGGGCAGCTCGGCGGACCTCGTGTCCACGATGTGGCTGACGCTGCTCATCATGCTGCGAGAGGGCTTCGAGGCCACCATCATCGTCGCCGCGCTGCTGGCGGCGCTGAAGAAGATGAAGGCCACCGAGCACGTGCGCGTGGTGAATGCCGGGTGGATGTCCGCGCTGGTGGTGGGCGCCATCTCCTACGTGATGTTCCGCCACCTGCTTGCCGGCGCGCAGCGCGAGTGGATGGAGGGCCTGGCCGCGCTGCTCGCGGTGGGCATGCTGCTGTACGCGGCGCTGTGGCTCAACGCGCGCTCCAACATGAGCCAGTTCATGGGCGAGCTGCGCCAGAAGATGCAGGGCGCACTGGGGCGCGGCAGCCTCGCGGGCCTGTTCTTCATCTCCTTCACCGCCGTGCTGCGCGAGAGCTTCGAGACGGCCATCTTCCTCCAGGGCCTCGCGCTGGACTCTCCGGCGGGCGTGGCCTGGGGCGCGCTGCTCGGCGTGCTGGCCATCGTCGTGCTGGTCCTCTTCGTCAACCGCATGGGCTACCGGCTGCCCATGAAGACGCTCTTCAACGCGTCCACCGTCGTCCTCGTCGTCACCGCCGTCATGCTGCTGGGCAAGGGCCTGCACTCGCTGCAGGAGGTGGGCGCCCTGCCGCTGGCGCCGATGCGCTTCTTCACTTCGGACCTGCTGGGCATCTATCCGGACGCCATCTCGCTCGTTCCCCAGGCGCTCCTGGCCGCCGCTCCTCTCGTCTGGCTGATGCTGCGCCGCCGCAGCCGCGCGCAGCGTGTGAGCGAGGCTTCCGCGAGCTGA
- the queG gene encoding tRNA epoxyqueuosine(34) reductase QueG, whose amino-acid sequence MKPLPTAQLRELASLVGFDLVGFARAEPIPPAFLMEWLESGYAADMDWMGERAAERLDVRTLLPGAKTVVSFANNYWRDDAETVGSPIARYARGRDYHSTLRDRMKAFRKSVVAMFPGLGTYGSVDSGPLMEKVWAARAGLGYVGKNGCFITEPYGSWVLLATLVLDAEVDDYGQGPAADRCGSCRRCLMSCPTGALVGNGRVDARACLSYQTIENREREVPEAFRLKFDNLIFGCDICQQVCPLNRRPVFAEHPRFAPRAIAELGTLELAGLTPEQYEHLVPGTALARARYDGLRRNAVYALGVAKQADARQLLEKLCGDDSELVRTAAQWALSQLDP is encoded by the coding sequence ATGAAGCCGCTGCCCACCGCCCAGCTCCGTGAGCTCGCCAGTCTCGTTGGCTTCGACCTGGTGGGCTTCGCGCGCGCCGAGCCGATTCCGCCTGCCTTCCTGATGGAGTGGCTGGAGTCCGGCTACGCGGCGGACATGGACTGGATGGGAGAGCGGGCCGCCGAGCGCCTGGACGTGCGGACGCTGCTCCCGGGCGCGAAGACGGTGGTGTCCTTCGCAAACAACTACTGGCGCGACGACGCGGAGACGGTGGGCTCGCCCATTGCCCGCTACGCGCGGGGGCGCGACTACCACTCCACGCTGCGCGACAGGATGAAGGCCTTCCGCAAGTCGGTGGTCGCCATGTTCCCGGGCCTGGGCACCTATGGGAGCGTGGACAGCGGCCCGCTGATGGAGAAGGTGTGGGCGGCGCGCGCGGGGCTCGGGTACGTGGGGAAGAATGGCTGCTTCATCACCGAGCCGTATGGCTCGTGGGTGCTGCTGGCCACGCTGGTGCTCGACGCGGAAGTGGATGACTACGGCCAGGGGCCGGCGGCGGACCGCTGTGGCTCGTGCCGCCGCTGTCTCATGTCGTGTCCCACGGGCGCGCTGGTGGGCAACGGCCGCGTGGATGCGCGGGCGTGCCTGTCCTACCAGACCATCGAGAACCGCGAGCGCGAGGTGCCCGAGGCGTTCCGTCTCAAGTTCGACAACCTCATCTTCGGCTGCGACATCTGCCAGCAGGTGTGCCCGCTGAACCGGCGGCCGGTGTTCGCGGAGCACCCGCGCTTCGCTCCGCGAGCGATTGCCGAGCTGGGCACACTGGAGCTGGCGGGGCTGACACCGGAACAGTACGAGCACCTGGTGCCCGGTACAGCGTTGGCACGCGCTCGCTACGACGGGCTCCGGCGCAATGCGGTGTATGCACTGGGCGTCGCGAAGCAGGCGGACGCGCGGCAGTTGCTCGAAAAGCTCTGCGGCGATGACAGCGAGTTGGTACGTACTGCGGCGCAATGGGCGCTCAGCCAGCTCGACCCCTGA
- a CDS encoding MBL fold metallo-hydrolase, with translation MSERLPGLGLGLDASHTPVEPRPSSVAVLYRRAPSGVEVYWVKRGKQLAFAGGFYAFPGGKLDAADAEVPVHGASGEEAALRSAAARELFEEAGVLVAQGAEALSPEKVKELRKALLEGKRGWAELLKSEGLELRAEDFRAAGRWVTPPSLPVRFDTRFYLVEAHAHASAEWWPGELAEGAWVTPAEALARWGDGTALLHPPALHAFQVLGHFTDEADARARMTTPPYCPGYIAQRIEFQQGVRVIALETPTLPPAAHTNAYVLGNGELLVVDPGSSDVKQYAKLLSLVSGLKAEGFKVVAVVLTHHHGDHIGGARAVKERLGVPLWCHARTADRLDFPVERLLEDGEVLELAGDVPQRWHVLHTPGHAQGHICLVDERSRAAVVGDMVAGVGTIVIDPPEGNMREYLAQLARLRDWPVTTLYPAHGQPMPDGPAKLEEYLKHRALRESLILQALPAEGATLAQVVATAYADTPPLLHPVAERSALATLEKLMEEGRVREESLQYFRVGT, from the coding sequence ATGAGCGAGCGTCTTCCCGGTCTGGGCCTCGGCCTGGACGCGTCCCACACCCCCGTCGAGCCCCGTCCGTCCTCGGTGGCCGTGCTCTACCGGCGCGCGCCTAGTGGCGTGGAGGTGTACTGGGTGAAGCGCGGCAAGCAGCTCGCCTTCGCGGGCGGCTTCTATGCCTTCCCGGGCGGGAAGCTGGACGCGGCGGACGCCGAGGTGCCGGTGCACGGCGCCTCGGGAGAGGAGGCCGCGCTGCGCTCGGCCGCGGCGCGCGAGCTGTTCGAGGAGGCGGGCGTGCTGGTGGCGCAGGGCGCGGAGGCCCTGTCACCGGAGAAGGTGAAGGAGCTGCGCAAGGCGCTGCTGGAGGGGAAGCGGGGCTGGGCCGAGCTCTTGAAGTCGGAGGGGCTGGAGCTGCGGGCGGAGGACTTCCGCGCGGCGGGCCGGTGGGTGACGCCGCCGTCCCTGCCGGTGCGCTTCGACACGCGCTTCTACCTGGTGGAGGCCCACGCGCACGCGAGCGCGGAGTGGTGGCCGGGAGAGCTGGCCGAGGGCGCGTGGGTGACGCCGGCCGAGGCGCTGGCGCGGTGGGGGGACGGCACGGCGCTGTTGCACCCGCCCGCGCTGCACGCCTTCCAGGTGCTGGGCCACTTCACGGACGAGGCGGACGCGCGGGCCCGGATGACGACGCCGCCGTACTGCCCGGGCTACATCGCGCAGCGCATCGAGTTCCAGCAGGGCGTGCGCGTCATCGCGCTGGAGACGCCCACGCTGCCGCCGGCCGCGCACACGAATGCGTACGTGCTGGGCAACGGCGAGCTGCTGGTGGTGGACCCGGGCTCCTCGGACGTGAAGCAGTACGCGAAGCTGCTGTCGCTGGTGTCGGGGCTGAAGGCGGAGGGCTTCAAGGTGGTGGCGGTGGTGCTCACCCACCACCATGGAGACCACATCGGCGGAGCGCGCGCGGTGAAGGAGCGGCTGGGCGTGCCGCTGTGGTGCCATGCGCGCACGGCGGACCGGCTGGACTTCCCGGTGGAGCGGCTGCTGGAGGACGGCGAGGTGCTGGAGTTGGCGGGTGACGTGCCGCAGCGCTGGCACGTGCTGCACACGCCGGGACATGCACAGGGCCACATCTGCCTCGTGGACGAGCGCAGCCGCGCGGCGGTGGTGGGGGACATGGTGGCGGGCGTGGGCACCATCGTCATCGACCCGCCCGAGGGCAACATGCGCGAGTACCTGGCGCAGTTGGCGCGGCTGCGGGACTGGCCGGTGACGACGCTGTACCCGGCGCATGGACAGCCCATGCCGGACGGGCCCGCGAAGCTGGAGGAGTACCTCAAGCATCGCGCGCTGCGCGAGTCGCTCATCCTCCAGGCCCTGCCGGCGGAGGGCGCCACGCTGGCGCAGGTGGTGGCCACGGCCTACGCGGACACGCCGCCGCTGCTGCACCCGGTGGCCGAGCGCAGCGCACTGGCGACGCTGGAGAAGCTGATGGAAGAGGGGCGCGTGCGCGAGGAGTCCCTGCAGTACTTCCGCGTCGGGACTTGA
- a CDS encoding thymidylate synthase, whose amino-acid sequence MRQYLSLLDHVLTQGTKKGDRTGTGTLSVFGHQLRFDLTQGFPLVTTKKLHVKSILHELLWMLAGDTNVRSLQANNVTIWDEWANADGSLGPVYGHQWRSWTAPNGEHIDQMKILVEGLKKNPDSRRHIVSAWNVADLPSMKLPPCHVLFQFYVANGKLSCQLYQRSADIFLGLPFNIASYALLTMMVAQVTGLTAHEFIHTVGDAHLYLNHVEQAKTQLSREPRPLPRMRLNPDVKDLFAFKYEDFTLEGYEPHPAIKAPVAV is encoded by the coding sequence ATGCGGCAATATCTCTCCCTGCTCGACCACGTCCTCACCCAGGGGACGAAGAAGGGCGACCGGACCGGCACTGGCACGCTCAGCGTCTTCGGCCACCAACTGCGGTTCGACCTCACGCAGGGCTTCCCGCTCGTCACCACGAAGAAGCTGCACGTGAAGTCCATCCTCCACGAGCTCCTGTGGATGCTCGCGGGGGACACCAACGTGCGCTCGCTCCAGGCGAACAACGTCACCATCTGGGACGAGTGGGCCAACGCGGACGGAAGCCTCGGGCCCGTGTACGGCCACCAGTGGCGCTCGTGGACGGCGCCCAACGGTGAGCACATCGACCAGATGAAGATTCTGGTGGAGGGGCTGAAGAAGAACCCCGACTCGCGCCGGCACATCGTCAGCGCGTGGAACGTGGCGGACCTGCCCTCCATGAAGCTGCCGCCCTGCCACGTGCTCTTCCAGTTCTACGTGGCCAACGGGAAGCTGTCCTGCCAGCTCTACCAGCGCAGCGCGGACATCTTCCTCGGGCTGCCGTTCAACATCGCCTCGTATGCGCTGCTGACGATGATGGTGGCGCAGGTGACGGGCCTCACCGCGCACGAGTTCATCCACACCGTGGGCGACGCGCACCTGTACCTCAACCACGTCGAGCAGGCGAAGACGCAGCTCTCGCGAGAGCCGCGCCCGCTGCCGCGCATGCGCCTCAACCCCGACGTGAAGGACCTCTTCGCCTTCAAGTACGAGGACTTCACGCTCGAGGGCTATGAGCCGCACCCCGCCATCAAGGCGCCCGTGGCCGTATGA
- a CDS encoding DMT family transporter gives MCVQVLISAGTYLAGKRAMTELPPLTVVMWRFILSGAVFVLLLGVTPGPKLPPRHEWKRVLGLGLLAGPVNQAFFFYGLSKSSAAHAALFYSLTPMGVYLLSLARGQERVSVRAVGGIVTAFAGVVVLLLGRGLADASGSLLGDVLILGAVVAWVLYTTEGKPFVAEHGTIRATAWSMTAATLMMLLMAPFMARPAEVLAASAVAKGSIVYLGLLTSVVAYLIWYYALSKVPASKVAIFSNLQPPATAIAAWLLLGEALHWELAVGGVLVLAGVRLTQTAHVKPPPSAPLPPEGERQAA, from the coding sequence ATGTGCGTCCAGGTGCTCATCAGCGCGGGCACGTACCTCGCGGGCAAGCGGGCCATGACGGAGTTGCCGCCGCTCACGGTGGTGATGTGGCGCTTCATCCTGAGCGGCGCGGTGTTCGTGCTGCTGCTGGGGGTGACGCCGGGGCCGAAGCTACCGCCGCGCCATGAGTGGAAGCGGGTGCTGGGACTGGGGCTGCTGGCGGGGCCGGTGAATCAGGCGTTCTTCTTCTATGGCTTGTCGAAGTCCTCGGCGGCGCACGCGGCGCTGTTCTATTCGCTGACGCCGATGGGCGTGTACCTGCTGAGCCTGGCGCGAGGGCAGGAGCGGGTCTCGGTGCGCGCGGTGGGCGGCATCGTCACGGCATTTGCGGGCGTGGTGGTGTTGTTGCTGGGGCGGGGGCTGGCGGACGCGAGCGGCTCGTTGCTGGGAGACGTGCTCATCCTCGGCGCGGTGGTGGCGTGGGTGCTGTACACGACGGAGGGCAAGCCCTTCGTGGCGGAGCACGGGACGATTCGCGCGACGGCGTGGAGCATGACGGCGGCCACGCTGATGATGCTGCTGATGGCGCCCTTCATGGCGAGGCCCGCCGAGGTGCTGGCGGCGAGCGCCGTGGCGAAGGGCTCCATCGTGTACCTGGGGCTGCTGACGTCGGTGGTGGCGTACCTCATCTGGTACTACGCGCTGTCGAAGGTGCCGGCGTCGAAGGTGGCCATCTTCTCGAACCTCCAGCCGCCGGCCACCGCGATTGCGGCGTGGCTGCTGCTTGGCGAGGCGCTGCACTGGGAGCTTGCGGTGGGCGGCGTGCTCGTGCTCGCGGGCGTGCGGTTGACGCAGACCGCGCACGTGAAGCCGCCGCCCTCGGCGCCGCTACCTCCGGAGGGAGAGCGGCAGGCGGCGTAG